Proteins co-encoded in one Longimicrobium sp. genomic window:
- a CDS encoding amino acid adenylation domain-containing protein: protein VGVLMERGVEMVVSLLAVLKAGGVYVPLDPSYPAERLAFMLADSGAALLLTRLPLPEGLPPHAAEVVCLDAHRERIEAESAQAPAPGVLPENLAYVIYTSGSTGTPKGVMVPHRGVPNLAYAQARRFGIDGTSRVLQIASFSFDAAVAEVFDTLLSGATLVTAPGEALLPGPELLETLRSRRVTVCTLTPSVLAILSPDDLPKLRTVVSAGEAVDAATVRRWSAGPAFVNAYGPTEVTVCATTAECEPDGRAPSIGRPLENVRVYVLDAAGQPAPVGVSGELYVGGVGVARGYLGRPGLTAEKFVPDPFGREAGARLYRTGDRVRWRESAEVRECVSAGVDPVLNARTHALTHSRTAVLEFLGRVDAQIKIRGFRIEPGEIEARLAEHAGVREAVVLVREDAPGEKRLVAYVSGDGAPGAEVLRAHLAERLPDYMVPAAYVRLATLPLTPNGKVDRKALPAPEGDAFVVRAYEEPLGDAERVAAAVWAELLGAERVGRGDHFFELGGHSLLAARVVSRVRQALGVEALPGDLFERPVLADFVRGLQTAARSEAAAIQPVDRSGKIPLSFAQQRLWFLEQLGGMGAAYHIPMSLRLRGELDPGALGRSLDRIVARHEVLRTTFPTVDGEPVQRIAPVEESAFRLVEHDLRASADAESELRRLVRNEASAPFDLEHGPLIRGRLVRMGADDHVLLLTMHHIVSDEWSVGVLHRELGALYAAFARGEPDPLPPLQVQYADYAAWHRRSVEGPVLEAQAEYWSRTLAGAPELLELPTDHRRPARQDFAGASVNVELDEAMAAALKALSRRHGTTLFMTLLAGWAAVLARLSGQDEVVIGTPSANRGRAEVEELIGFFVNTLPVRIDLADGPRVGELLDRVKARALEAQRNQDIPFEQVVERLRPVRSLAYSPLFQVMFAWRDEGDSALALPGLTVGDAGVAGTETTKFDLLLSLGERGGRIAGELVYARSLFERETVERCAGYFRRVLQAMAADEGGRMDRVALLAAAEHDRVVHGWNRTASEFPRGACLPDLFEAQAARTPDADAVVFGDESLSFAALNARANRLAHHLRALGVGPDGRVGLCLERGIDAIVGLLAALKAGGAYVPLDPSYPAARLREMLADSAPVVLLTQASLRERVGSLGVPAVALDADAGAWAELSVENPARAGLTPEHLAYVIYTSGSTGRPKGVMVRHGSVVNLFSALQARVYADHPTPLRVGLNAPLVFDGSVKQVVQLLAGHALCLVPDAVRRDPAALAAWLRAERVDVVDATPSLLRPALAAGLGGDGGFPRLVLVGGEAVDDELRERMSRVPTRFYNVYGPTECTVDVTAREIAAEGPAAAIGAPLPNVAAYVLDPGLHPVPAGVAGELYVGGAGVARGYLNRPGTTAERFVPDPFGDEAGARLYRTGDRVRWVEVRECESAEVRKWGGDVDSRAADSTLALSHSRTFALEYLGRLDVQVKVRGFRIELGEIEAGLRSHADVRDAVVVARQDAPGETRLVAYVVGDAPDAQALRTHVSERLPEYMVPAAYVHLPAFPVTTNGKVDRKALPAPEGDAFAVRGYEEPVGQAEQGVAAIWAELLGAERVGRRDHFFEMGGHSLLAVRAATRVRQALGVEAAPGDLFERPVLADYARGLQTAARADGAAIERVDRTGTIPLSFAQQRLWFLERLGDMGSTYHIPSRLRLKGELNRDALAGALDRIVARHEALRTTFAEVDGVPEQRIAPVEASGFTLLEHDLGGAADAEAELRRLLS from the coding sequence GCTCCCCGAGAACCTGGCGTACGTCATCTACACCTCCGGCTCCACGGGAACGCCCAAGGGGGTGATGGTGCCGCACCGCGGCGTGCCCAACCTGGCGTACGCCCAGGCCCGCCGCTTCGGCATCGACGGCACCAGCCGCGTCCTGCAGATCGCCTCGTTCTCCTTCGACGCCGCGGTCGCGGAGGTGTTCGACACGCTGCTGTCCGGGGCCACGCTGGTGACGGCGCCGGGCGAGGCGCTCCTCCCCGGTCCGGAGCTGCTGGAGACGCTGCGGAGCCGGCGGGTGACGGTGTGCACCCTGACGCCCTCGGTGCTGGCCATCCTTTCGCCCGACGACCTGCCGAAGCTGCGCACCGTGGTGAGCGCGGGCGAAGCGGTGGATGCCGCGACGGTGCGGCGGTGGAGCGCCGGGCCGGCCTTCGTGAACGCCTACGGGCCGACGGAGGTCACCGTCTGCGCGACCACCGCCGAGTGCGAGCCGGACGGGCGTGCCCCGTCGATTGGCCGCCCGCTGGAGAACGTGCGGGTGTACGTGCTGGACGCGGCCGGCCAGCCGGCGCCGGTCGGCGTATCCGGCGAGCTGTACGTGGGCGGCGTGGGGGTGGCCCGCGGCTATCTGGGCCGGCCCGGGCTGACGGCGGAGAAGTTCGTCCCCGATCCGTTCGGGCGGGAGGCCGGGGCGCGGCTGTATCGGACGGGGGACCGGGTGCGGTGGCGGGAGAGTGCGGAAGTGCGTGAGTGCGTGAGTGCGGGAGTGGATCCCGTGCTCAACGCCCGCACTCACGCACTAACGCACTCACGGACTGCCGTTCTCGAGTTCCTGGGGCGGGTGGACGCGCAGATCAAGATCCGCGGTTTCCGCATCGAGCCGGGGGAGATCGAGGCGCGGCTCGCGGAGCACGCCGGCGTACGGGAGGCGGTGGTGCTCGTGCGCGAGGACGCGCCGGGCGAGAAGCGGCTGGTGGCGTACGTGTCGGGCGACGGGGCACCCGGAGCAGAGGTGCTGCGGGCGCATCTCGCGGAACGCCTCCCCGATTACATGGTGCCGGCGGCGTACGTTCGGCTCGCCACCCTGCCGCTGACCCCGAACGGCAAGGTTGATCGGAAGGCGCTCCCCGCGCCGGAGGGCGACGCGTTCGTGGTGCGCGCCTACGAGGAGCCGCTGGGCGACGCGGAGCGGGTGGCCGCGGCGGTCTGGGCAGAGCTGCTGGGCGCGGAGCGCGTCGGCCGGGGCGACCACTTCTTCGAGTTGGGCGGACACTCGCTGCTCGCGGCGCGCGTCGTTTCGCGCGTGCGGCAGGCCCTGGGCGTTGAGGCGCTGCCGGGCGACCTGTTCGAGCGGCCGGTGCTGGCGGATTTCGTACGCGGGCTGCAGACGGCCGCGCGTTCGGAAGCGGCCGCGATCCAGCCCGTGGATCGCAGCGGAAAAATCCCGCTCTCGTTCGCGCAGCAGCGGCTGTGGTTCCTGGAACAGCTGGGAGGGATGGGGGCGGCGTACCACATCCCCATGAGCCTGCGCCTGCGGGGCGAGCTGGACCCTGGCGCGCTGGGGCGGTCGCTGGACCGCATCGTCGCCCGCCATGAGGTGCTGCGCACCACCTTCCCGACCGTTGATGGCGAGCCGGTGCAGCGCATCGCGCCGGTGGAGGAGAGCGCGTTCCGTCTGGTGGAGCACGATCTCCGCGCCTCGGCGGACGCGGAAAGCGAGCTGCGCCGCCTGGTGCGGAACGAGGCGAGCGCGCCCTTCGACCTGGAGCACGGGCCGCTGATCCGGGGGCGGCTGGTGCGCATGGGGGCGGACGACCACGTGCTGCTGCTGACGATGCACCACATCGTCTCCGACGAATGGTCCGTCGGCGTGCTGCACCGCGAGCTGGGCGCCCTGTACGCCGCCTTCGCCCGCGGCGAGCCCGATCCGCTCCCGCCGCTGCAGGTGCAGTACGCCGACTACGCGGCCTGGCACCGCCGCTCGGTAGAAGGGCCGGTGCTGGAGGCGCAGGCGGAGTACTGGAGCCGGACGCTGGCCGGCGCGCCGGAACTGCTGGAGCTGCCCACCGACCACCGGCGCCCGGCGAGGCAGGATTTCGCCGGCGCGTCGGTGAACGTGGAGCTCGACGAGGCGATGGCCGCGGCGCTCAAGGCCCTCTCGCGGCGGCACGGCACCACGCTGTTCATGACGCTGCTCGCCGGATGGGCCGCCGTGCTCGCCCGGCTCTCGGGCCAGGACGAGGTGGTGATCGGCACGCCGTCCGCCAATCGCGGCCGCGCCGAGGTGGAGGAGCTGATCGGCTTCTTCGTGAACACGCTTCCCGTCCGCATCGACCTGGCGGATGGGCCGCGCGTGGGGGAGCTGCTTGATCGCGTGAAGGCGCGGGCGCTGGAGGCGCAGCGGAACCAGGACATCCCGTTCGAGCAGGTGGTGGAGCGCCTGCGCCCGGTGCGCAGCCTGGCATACAGCCCCCTCTTTCAGGTGATGTTCGCCTGGCGCGACGAGGGGGACAGTGCGCTGGCGCTGCCGGGGCTGACCGTCGGCGACGCGGGCGTGGCCGGGACGGAAACGACCAAGTTCGACCTGCTGCTCTCGCTGGGGGAGCGCGGCGGGCGCATCGCCGGCGAGCTCGTCTATGCCCGGTCGCTGTTCGAGCGCGAAACGGTGGAGCGCTGCGCGGGCTACTTCCGCCGCGTGCTGCAGGCGATGGCGGCGGACGAAGGCGGCCGGATGGACCGGGTGGCGCTGCTGGCGGCAGCCGAGCACGACCGCGTGGTCCACGGGTGGAACCGGACCGCGAGCGAGTTTCCCCGCGGCGCGTGCCTCCCCGACCTGTTCGAGGCGCAGGCGGCGCGCACGCCGGACGCCGACGCGGTGGTGTTCGGGGACGAGTCGCTCTCGTTCGCGGCGCTGAACGCGCGGGCCAACCGGCTGGCGCATCACCTCCGCGCGCTGGGCGTGGGACCGGACGGGCGCGTGGGGCTGTGCCTGGAGCGCGGCATCGATGCGATCGTGGGGCTGCTGGCCGCGCTCAAGGCCGGCGGCGCGTACGTCCCGCTGGACCCGTCGTACCCGGCGGCGCGGCTGCGCGAAATGCTGGCCGACAGCGCGCCCGTGGTGCTGCTGACGCAGGCATCGCTGCGGGAACGCGTCGGCTCGCTGGGCGTGCCCGCCGTGGCGCTCGACGCGGACGCCGGCGCCTGGGCGGAGCTTTCGGTAGAGAACCCCGCGCGCGCCGGGCTTACGCCGGAGCACCTGGCGTACGTCATCTACACGTCGGGATCCACCGGCCGGCCCAAGGGGGTGATGGTCCGGCACGGCTCGGTGGTGAACCTGTTCTCCGCGCTCCAGGCCCGGGTCTATGCCGACCATCCCACCCCGCTGCGCGTGGGCCTCAACGCGCCGCTCGTCTTCGACGGATCGGTCAAGCAGGTGGTGCAGCTGCTGGCGGGACACGCGCTGTGCCTGGTTCCCGACGCGGTTCGCCGCGACCCCGCGGCGCTGGCGGCGTGGCTGCGCGCCGAGCGGGTGGACGTGGTAGACGCGACGCCCTCGCTCCTGCGGCCCGCGCTGGCGGCGGGGCTTGGAGGCGACGGCGGCTTTCCGCGCCTGGTGCTGGTGGGCGGCGAGGCGGTGGATGACGAGCTGCGCGAGCGGATGTCGCGCGTTCCCACCCGCTTCTACAACGTCTACGGGCCAACGGAGTGCACCGTGGACGTGACGGCCCGCGAGATCGCGGCGGAGGGCCCCGCGGCGGCCATCGGCGCCCCGCTGCCGAACGTTGCGGCGTACGTGCTCGATCCCGGGCTGCACCCTGTTCCCGCCGGCGTGGCGGGCGAGCTGTACGTGGGCGGCGCCGGGGTGGCGCGCGGCTACCTGAACCGCCCCGGGACCACCGCGGAACGCTTCGTCCCCGACCCGTTCGGCGACGAGGCCGGCGCGCGGCTGTACCGCACGGGAGACCGGGTGCGGTGGGTGGAAGTGCGAGAGTGCGAAAGTGCGGAAGTGCGAAAGTGGGGCGGGGATGTCGATTCACGCGCGGCTGATTCTACTCTCGCACTCTCGCACTCTCGCACTTTCGCACTGGAGTACCTCGGCCGCCTGGACGTGCAGGTGAAGGTCCGCGGCTTCCGCATCGAGCTGGGCGAGATCGAGGCGGGGCTGCGCAGCCACGCCGACGTGCGCGACGCGGTCGTCGTGGCGCGGCAGGACGCGCCGGGCGAGACGCGGCTGGTGGCCTACGTCGTCGGCGACGCGCCGGACGCGCAGGCGCTGCGGACCCACGTTTCCGAGCGGCTCCCCGAGTACATGGTTCCCGCCGCGTACGTGCACCTGCCGGCGTTCCCCGTCACCACGAACGGAAAGGTCGATCGCAAGGCGCTCCCCGCGCCCGAGGGCGACGCCTTCGCGGTGCGCGGGTACGAGGAGCCGGTGGGCCAGGCGGAGCAGGGGGTGGCGGCGATCTGGGCGGAGCTGCTGGGCGCGGAGCGCGTGGGGCGCCGGGACCACTTCTTCGAGATGGGCGGCCACTCGCTGCTGGCCGTGCGCGCGGCGACGCGCGTCCGCCAGGCGCTGGGGGTCGAGGCGGCCCCGGGCGACCTTTTCGAGCGTCCCGTGCTGGCAGATTACGCGCGGGGGCTGCAGACGGCCGCGCGCGCCGACGGGGCCGCGATCGAGCGGGTGGACCGCACCGGAACCATCCCGCTCTCGTTCGCCCAGCAGCGGCTGTGGTTCCTGGAGCGGCTGGGGGATATGGGCAGCACGTACCACATCCCCTCTCGCCTGCGGTTGAAGGGCGAGCTGAACCGGGACGCGCTGGCGGGCGCGCTGGACCGGATCGTCGCCCGCCACGAGGCGCTGCGCACCACGTTCGCGGAGGTGGACGGCGTTCCCGAGCAGCGGATCGCGCCGGTGGAGGCGAGCGGATTCACCCTGCTCGAACACGATCTGGGCGGGGCGGCCGACGCGGAGGCGGAGCTTCGAAGGCTGCTGTCCG